In Balnearium lithotrophicum, the sequence ATAATTTACCAACAGTTCAGTGCAACTTTTAGACTGTCTTCTACATAAATCCTCTATATCATAACCTGAGAGTAGTTCCTGAAGAGCCTCTTTAGAAAAATAGTCTTTACATAGCTCGTAAATATTTTTTTCAATCTTTTTTACTACAACTTCGCTTAGCATCTTTCCTCTTAATTACTTTTTTTTGAGTATATCATAAATTTACAGTTACAAACTGTCTGGAGGAGACATGAGAAATCTAGGTTCGAGAAAGGAGTTTTTAAAAGAGCTAACAAAGGATGTAAAGAGGGATTTAAGAAACTACTTCCAGGATAGGGATTACGGTATAATCGCAGTTACAAGGGAAGATGCCCTAAGGGCTTTTGTTGTAAGGACAACGAACCTGTGTGAAATAGCAAGGTTGAGGCATAAACTCTCTCCTATTGCAACTGCCGTTTTGGGAAGAGCTCTAACGGGAGCTCTCCTCCTGACCTCACTTTTAAAGCATGGGACTGAACAGAGGGTTTTACTAAGGATAGAGGGCGACGGTCCCGTAGGACTCGTTGTTGCTGAGGCCAACGCCAAGGGAGAGGTTCGGGGATTTGTTCAAAATCCGGACGTTCCCACATTTACAAAGGTTGAAAATGGAAGGAAGAAGTTTGACATAGCCAAGGCCGTTGGTAAGGGTGTTTTAACCGTTGTTAAGGATTTGGGATTTGGAACTCCATACGAGAGCTCGGTCCCTATAGTTTCAGGTGAAATAGCTCAGGACATAGCTTACTACCTATTAAAGTCTGAACAGATTCCATCTGCCGTTGGAATTGGTGTTTTGGTAGGGGAAACCGGAAAAGTTGAAGCAGCTGGGGGATTTTTGGCCCAGCCGTTACCTGGGGCTTCTGAAAGGGCAATCGATAAGTTGGAGAAGAACGTTAAAAGCTTACCACCTGTAAGCTCCCTAATTAAGGAGGGAAAGAGGCCAGAGGACATTGCAGAGATGATATTTAAGGGATTTACAACAGAACTTTTAGCTCTTAAGGAGCTCTCCTTTAAGTGTAAGTGTTCAAAGGAGGTTGCAGGTAGGAGTCTTTTTGCAATGCCGAAAGAAGAGCTTGAAAGTTTAAAGAAGGAAGGGGGCGTTTCGATAAAGTGTAACTTCTGCGGTGAGGAGTACTTCTTCTCTCCTGAGGAAATAGACGAAATTTTAAAGGAGAAGGAAAAGGGGACTAACTGATGAAGAAGTGTTCAATATTCTCCGTTGGGGTTTCACTTCCTATGGTTGAGGAGGAGACAGAAAGGGTACTAAAGGAGAAATTTTACTTAGAACCTGTGTTTGAGGGAACGATTCCTCCTGATGGAAGGGGAGGAAGGTTCAATCAACTACTTGCAGAAGTCCAACTTTCAAACATTCTCAACTTAAAGCCAGAGAGCTCCCTCTTTGCCGTAGGAATAACTCCATACGACCTCTACTCTGACGGCTTAAACTTTGTCTTTGGAGTCGCCTACCCCTTCAAGGGATGTATCGTCTCGTACGCAAGGTTGATTTCAGATGATGAGGAGTTGTTTCTATCGAGGATCAGAAAGGAGGTTACCCACGAAATGGGGCACGTATTTGGTTTAGAGCACTGTCCAAATCCAAAGTGTGTAATGCACTTTTCAAACTCACTTTCTGATACAGACTTTAAGGGGGAGGATTTCTGCCAGATTTGTAGTGAAAAACTGAGAGCTTCGATGGAAAGGTTAGGGGTAATTGAAAGAGGATAGAGTTTCCCTTATAAGGAGCTCCAACTTTTTACTCCTCTCATTTGACAACTTTAAGACCTCTTCGTGGTTGGCCTCCCTTTTCAACGTGTCGTTCGTAATTACGGTTAATCCTACAACCCTCATTCCCAAAAATTTCGCTGTTATAACCTCCGGAACTGTTGACATACTTACACAGTCTGCCCCGAGTACCTCGAGCATCCTTACTTCAGAAAAGGTTTCGTAGTTTGGACCGAGCATAGATGCAAGAACGACAGGAGTTACGTTTATTCCAAGTTCAAGTCCCTTCTTTAAGAACTCATCAACCAACTCCTTATCGTAAAACTCCTTCCCGTTGACAAAGACCCTACTGCCAAAATCTCCTATAAGTCCTACAAGGGGATTTCTTCCAAGTAGGTTTATGTGGTCATAGATAACTCCGATTTCAGCAGATGCTGCCTTCCTTGAAACTGCCCCAGAGGCACACGTTGGTATGAAGACCTCTACTCCCAAACTGTGGCAGAGCTCCGGAATGAACCTTATCTCCTCATCACTCCTTCCCTCGTAGTAGTGAAACCTCCCCTCAAAGAAGAGAAGATTCCTTCCATTCAAACTGTACACCTTTAAAACCCCTTTATGACCGGGAACCTTTGGAACGGGCATTTTAGGAATTTCCGAGTAGGGAATCTCAAATAGGGCTCTGCCAAGCTCAACTCCTGAGCCACCTACAACCGCAAAATCAAACTTTGAAATCCCGGTTAATTCAAAGACTCTCTCTGCCGCCTTCATGGAACTCCTAAATCTTAGGTTTAATAAACAGTAACTTCGATTTTGGATTCGTTAAAATGTTAACCTTTGTAAATATGGCTACAAAGATATCCTGGTCTGGGAGGTAATCAAACTCCTCAATTCCTCCCATTTTATAGATTGGATTTGTCGCCTCCTCCCAGTCAAAGGAGCTCCCGCTTCTGTACAGGAGGAGAATTCTTCCACCGTCAAATGTATATATGTTCCTTAGCAGTCCCGGAACCGCATTTTTGTTCTGTGAGAAGAGAACCTCCTGATTCCCATCTCCGTCAATATCAATCGGTTTGGGCTTTGGTGTTATGTAGTAGCTGACTAAGTTGTCCTCCTCGTACCAGTAGATTGAGTTGGGAGAAGCTCCAATCTGGATGGGGGAACGCCAGAGAACCTTTTCCCCGTCGGATACGTTAAAGTAGTAATTGAGGTCGTAGTAGGCAAAGTACTCCTTACCCCCGGTTTTAAACATTTGGGCACTTGTCACCTGAAATTCCTTAGGAACTTTTACCTTATTTCCCTTCTTAATCTTACCGTTTTCAAGTTCCATTCTATAAACGTTCTTTCCGAAAAACTTGTCACTTTCGGAGCTTACATTCTGTCCAAATATCGAATCGTTAACCCCATCACCGTCTGTATCAAAGCACGAAAGAATGAGATTTGATGATGCTACTTTTTCAAGTTTTCCGTTTACAAATTTAAACACTCCCGAGGATACGCTCTTAGTATCCTGATAGAATCCATCAACTACAAATAGCTTTTCCCCCTTAATCTGAACGGGACATGTGTGGAACAGGTACGAGCCCCTAAAGGGATTTTTAAACTTCTTAACAAGTTTGACTCCGTAAGGTGTTGGCTTGAAGAGTAAAATTCTGTTTTCCTTTAGTGAAACTATTTCTGATTCAACCTGACCTTCTGGACTAAAGGCAAACAAACTCGTTCCGTGTCCCTTAAAGTCGTAAACAACTGTGTAGTCCGAACCTATGGCAACCGAAATCGAGGTTTGTGGAGCTCCCTCCCAGGGGAAGAACTTAATCAAGTGTTTTGTTGTATCGTAGAGAGCAACTCCCTCCTTCGAAACTATTAGATAGGCATCAAAGCCCGTTAACTTATCCACCGGAACCCTTCTCTTAAAGTCGCTTGGATATCTAAGGTGGTAAATTTTCTTTAATTTCTCACCTTCTTCGTAAGGAGCAATGTTCAGGTTCTTAACTTCCTTTTTCAGTTCCTGGTAAAGTTCTTTTCCTTTTTCCCGTGTAAAGTCTATGTAGGCAACTTTGTTAAAGTTAATCTTTTGAACACTCTCTCCTACCAAAGGATTCCCCAGTGTAGGAAGTGCAATTGAGTAGTTCTTCTTGACCTCCTTTACCTTTAAAACTGCACCGCTTTCAGAGATAAACCTATCCCCTACAGAGACACCATCCTTACTTCCAAGGTCTATGATAAATCCATCGTAACTGTTTAGAACAATTTCTCCCTTAAGGGGAGAGAAGTACCTCTTCATGTAGAAAACAACATTTTCAACTCCACTTTTCCCCGATTTAACTGTTTGGCTTTCGCTCTTTGGAGTGTAAGGTGTGTATATAGGCTGTTCCTTTTTAAAGGGATTGAGACTTCCAATTCCACAGGAGGACAGTAGAACGGGTATTAAAAGGGCAAATTTCCTCATCTTCAGTCTCCAAATGCAGGAATTTATGCCAAAAATGATATCAAATCTCCTCCAGTCTCTTTCGAAATTTTGGCATATTCATTGCTTTTATTTTAGTGAGAAATTCTATAGAGGAGGTTTTAGAATGTTAGCAGAACAGGGGCTCTCCCACCTTATTCAGTCCCTCAACGTTCTCTACCTGCTAATTGGTGCAGTGATGATTTTGGGTATGCACGCTGGATTTGCCTTTTTGGAGGCCGGGACCGTTAGGAGGAAAAATCAGGTTAATGCACTTGTAAAGATCATAGTTGATGCGAGTGTAGCTACAGTTGCCTACTTTTTGATAGGTTATCCGATTGCCCATAAGGTTTTTCTCCTAAAGCCTGCTGCAGATTACCTTCCAACCCAAGGACTGGAGCTTGTAAGGTTCTTCTTCCTTCTAATGTTCGCTGCCTGTATTTCTGCAATTGTTTCAGGGGGTGTTGCTGAAAGGATGAAGTTTAAACCATACATCACTGCAGGCTTTTTCCTTGCCGGTATTGTCTATCCTCTCTTTGAGGCTCTCATCTGGGGTGAGAGATTCTCTCCAGAGTTTCAAAGTTGGGTAAAGCACAATTTTGGTGCACCTATTCACGACTTTGCTGGTTCAATGGTGGTTCACGCCCTCGGAGGTATTATTGCCCTTCCTGCGATTCTCCTCTTGGGTCCCCGAATGGGAAGGTACGTTGAGGGTAAGTCAAGACCAATTCCGATTAGTAACATTCCACTTTTGGCTTTAGGTAGTTGGATTCTCATTATAGGTTGGTTTGGGTTTAACGTTATGAGCTCTCAGAACATAGAGACAATTTCTGGTTTAGTTGCCGTTAACTCGCTCATGGCGACTGCCGGAGGAATTATAGGAGGAACACTCTTTGGAAAGAACGACCCTGGGTTTATACACAACGGAGCTCTAGCAGGGCTTGTTGCTATATGTGCAGGTTCAGACATAGTTAATCCGGTTGGAGCTTTTGTGATAGGTTTAGTCGCAGCTTGGATTTTTGTGAAGGCCTTTGTATACGAACAGGAAAAGTTAAAGATTGACGATGTTTTAGGGGTTGTTCCGCTACACGGTTTAAATGGACTCTGGGGAGGAATTGCAGCTGGAATATTTGGACAGAAGTTTCTTTGGGGAGTAGGTGGAGTTTCCCTCCTTTCTCAAATTTTTGGAGCTCTACTTACAACAGTTTACGGTCTGTCTGCAGGGTACATTCTCTACGGTACTCTTAAAGCCATATTTGGACTTAGACTCTCTGAGGAGGAGGAATTCCAAGGATCAGACCTTTCAATCCACCACATTACTGCTTATCCTGAGGAACGTATTAAGTTTTAAATTTGCTCCTCCTTGCCCCTTATGGGGCTTTCCTTTCTTAAGAGTTATAATTATTATTAAGTAGTCTTAAATCCTGTAAGGAGGAGCATTTTGGAAAAAGTTAAAGAAAGGAAAAGAAGAAATACGAAGCAAAAGGCTATTATTTATCAGGTTGTTTTAGAATCTAAGGATCACCCGACTGCAGAGAAGGTTTACGAGAGGGCAAAGAAGGAGCTCCCGTCAATCAGTTTGGGCACAGTTTACAGGGTTCTCAAGGAACTCTCCTCAGAGGGGAAGGTTAGGGAAATAATAGTTGATAAACAGTCCCATTTTGAAGGTAGAACCGACTTTCACCACCATTTTATATGTAGGGAGTGCGGAAGGATAGAGGATGTAGAAACGCCTCTGTGTAGGTACACTTGTAAGAAGATAGAGGATAAAGGTTACGTTGTTGAGGATATAGAGTACAAGTTTTACGGTCTCTGTAAAAGATGTGCACAAAAATTGGGCAGAGAAGACAGATAGTAGAACAAAATTGGGTCATATTTAAGGGAAATAATAATTGGTTTAACGATTTTTATAATTTGGCACAATCTTTGTTAGAATAGAATACAGCGAAAAGCGGGAGGGTAGTATGAAGAAAATTGAAGCAATAATAAAACCTTTCAAGTTAGAGGAAGTAAAGGACGCCCTTACAGAAATAGGAGTTCACGGACTTACCGTTTCTGAGGTTAAGGGATTTGGAAGGCAGAAAGGACATACGGAGCTCTACAGAGGTGCGGAGTACGTAGTTGATTTCATTCCGAAGGTAAAGATTGAGGTTGTTGTCCCAGATTCGATGGCGGAAAAGGTGGTTGAAACGATTGTAAACGCCGCAAGAACGGGAAGGATTGGTGACGGAAAGGTGTTTGTTATTCCCGTTGAGGAGGCAGTGAGAATTAGGACAGGAGAGAGGGGAGAAAATGCAATCTAAAATAAACAGGGAGGTTTTCATGAGACCGCAAAGTGCAAAAGAAGTTGTAGAGCTCATTCAGAAAGAGGGAATTAAGTTTGTTGACCTCAGGTTTACAGACATGTTTGGAACTTGGCACCACATCACATTTCCTGCCCATGAGATTTCAGAGGAGAGTTTTGAACAGGGACTTTTCTTTGATGGTTCATCTATCAGGCAGTGGCAGCCAATCAACGCAAGTGACATGATGTTTAGGCTGGACCCAACAACTGCAACGATTGACCCCCTTTCAGAGATTCCAACCCTTGTTGTTATTGCAGACATAGTAGACCCAGTTACAAAGGAACCTTACCACAAAGACCCAAGAAACATAGCTAAGAAAGCAATCGAGTACCTTAAATCGACAGGAATTGGAGATACAGTTTACTGTGGACCCGAACCAGAGTTCTTCATCTTTGACGATGTTAAGTACGATGCTGGAATGAACTACTCTTTCTACGAGGTTGACTCTGTTGAGGGATGGTGGAGAACGGGAGCAGATGAGAATCCCAACTTAGGACACAAGATTAAGCCTAAGGGAGGTTACTTCCCAG encodes:
- the hslO gene encoding Hsp33 family molecular chaperone HslO, coding for MRNLGSRKEFLKELTKDVKRDLRNYFQDRDYGIIAVTREDALRAFVVRTTNLCEIARLRHKLSPIATAVLGRALTGALLLTSLLKHGTEQRVLLRIEGDGPVGLVVAEANAKGEVRGFVQNPDVPTFTKVENGRKKFDIAKAVGKGVLTVVKDLGFGTPYESSVPIVSGEIAQDIAYYLLKSEQIPSAVGIGVLVGETGKVEAAGGFLAQPLPGASERAIDKLEKNVKSLPPVSSLIKEGKRPEDIAEMIFKGFTTELLALKELSFKCKCSKEVAGRSLFAMPKEELESLKKEGGVSIKCNFCGEEYFFSPEEIDEILKEKEKGTN
- a CDS encoding purine-nucleoside phosphorylase, whose product is MKAAERVFELTGISKFDFAVVGGSGVELGRALFEIPYSEIPKMPVPKVPGHKGVLKVYSLNGRNLLFFEGRFHYYEGRSDEEIRFIPELCHSLGVEVFIPTCASGAVSRKAASAEIGVIYDHINLLGRNPLVGLIGDFGSRVFVNGKEFYDKELVDEFLKKGLELGINVTPVVLASMLGPNYETFSEVRMLEVLGADCVSMSTVPEVITAKFLGMRVVGLTVITNDTLKREANHEEVLKLSNERSKKLELLIRETLSSFNYP
- a CDS encoding rod shape-determining protein MreC, with product MRKFALLIPVLLSSCGIGSLNPFKKEQPIYTPYTPKSESQTVKSGKSGVENVVFYMKRYFSPLKGEIVLNSYDGFIIDLGSKDGVSVGDRFISESGAVLKVKEVKKNYSIALPTLGNPLVGESVQKINFNKVAYIDFTREKGKELYQELKKEVKNLNIAPYEEGEKLKKIYHLRYPSDFKRRVPVDKLTGFDAYLIVSKEGVALYDTTKHLIKFFPWEGAPQTSISVAIGSDYTVVYDFKGHGTSLFAFSPEGQVESEIVSLKENRILLFKPTPYGVKLVKKFKNPFRGSYLFHTCPVQIKGEKLFVVDGFYQDTKSVSSGVFKFVNGKLEKVASSNLILSCFDTDGDGVNDSIFGQNVSSESDKFFGKNVYRMELENGKIKKGNKVKVPKEFQVTSAQMFKTGGKEYFAYYDLNYYFNVSDGEKVLWRSPIQIGASPNSIYWYEEDNLVSYYITPKPKPIDIDGDGNQEVLFSQNKNAVPGLLRNIYTFDGGRILLLYRSGSSFDWEEATNPIYKMGGIEEFDYLPDQDIFVAIFTKVNILTNPKSKLLFIKPKI
- a CDS encoding ammonium transporter, which translates into the protein MLAEQGLSHLIQSLNVLYLLIGAVMILGMHAGFAFLEAGTVRRKNQVNALVKIIVDASVATVAYFLIGYPIAHKVFLLKPAADYLPTQGLELVRFFFLLMFAACISAIVSGGVAERMKFKPYITAGFFLAGIVYPLFEALIWGERFSPEFQSWVKHNFGAPIHDFAGSMVVHALGGIIALPAILLLGPRMGRYVEGKSRPIPISNIPLLALGSWILIIGWFGFNVMSSQNIETISGLVAVNSLMATAGGIIGGTLFGKNDPGFIHNGALAGLVAICAGSDIVNPVGAFVIGLVAAWIFVKAFVYEQEKLKIDDVLGVVPLHGLNGLWGGIAAGIFGQKFLWGVGGVSLLSQIFGALLTTVYGLSAGYILYGTLKAIFGLRLSEEEEFQGSDLSIHHITAYPEERIKF
- a CDS encoding Fur family transcriptional regulator, whose translation is MEKVKERKRRNTKQKAIIYQVVLESKDHPTAEKVYERAKKELPSISLGTVYRVLKELSSEGKVREIIVDKQSHFEGRTDFHHHFICRECGRIEDVETPLCRYTCKKIEDKGYVVEDIEYKFYGLCKRCAQKLGREDR
- a CDS encoding P-II family nitrogen regulator produces the protein MKKIEAIIKPFKLEEVKDALTEIGVHGLTVSEVKGFGRQKGHTELYRGAEYVVDFIPKVKIEVVVPDSMAEKVVETIVNAARTGRIGDGKVFVIPVEEAVRIRTGERGENAI